A region from the Lysobacter antibioticus genome encodes:
- a CDS encoding type 2 lanthipeptide synthetase LanM family protein, which yields MSETRSGESFLPIIELFTADARRALGASLQALAPGLHGDEIALLRRVGEQGLNDNARLKISRTLLLELHAAKLGGQLNAEDDAGQFAQFIALATQPEFDPHLRRRYPALHERLGRSLELQRLALEALAARFAADREALSVLLGRPAGRLLAVQPGEGDLHDGGQTVARLTLEGGRVMYKPRSLNIDLALDVFLGRVFADDAQRIRVPHALDRGAYGWAGFVEHRYCEGDDELAGFYRNLGHWLAVMQLLGGTDIHQENLIAAGPVPVVIDVESLFAVEVEPPPSGRGHAFDLASELIRTSVLRTGIVPFRAPTLGLGGIDLSAAGGLPGEQPQIRVPTIADEGTMRARLAVVSADFGQSQNHPSPHPDVSRYWDRITDGFLAATARLRALDADGALAPLLQGFLGCRVRDIRRPTQAYVEIMRMLWHPASLHDEPKAIERARDILARNAAVLPIAPSAPAEIDGEIDDMRRGDVPIFVASLDAARIEEALVHWRGMRVELEELTIRSALVTVDLNQRLGRNERVRSDVFARHPHAERLDARRRAVAARAVEQLLQLAVRGSDGTVTWISPVLGDTGWVTRPLQADLYTGLGGVALALAGYLHEVGQGRADPVDGAEAALDGAIAVMRAIETQDRPTTVGGMIGFGAQVWTWVALHDLLRRPQMLEWAVERAEAMAQAGFDGDQYLDLLEGASGTIVPLLQLAEVHADPRWPALAAQAARYMETQAIVDERGARWPSTIFAEPVGGFAHGASGIGWALTRIGLSEAGDADERARWLTLAERAFAFEDSLYDEAAGSWLDARVPDERQFLHAWCHGSVGIGLAASDLYARTGEARHLRTLRRAAAAAGRDGWGLGHTLCHGDLALWELLTRAARLDPDGGAQTDPVEHSAQIVSAIEEHRGAVGSRARDAFTPGLMTGVAGAIHTLNRMHPQCALASPLLFERHAPG from the coding sequence ATGAGCGAAACCCGTAGCGGCGAATCGTTTTTACCGATCATCGAGCTGTTCACCGCCGACGCGCGCCGCGCGCTCGGCGCAAGCCTGCAAGCGCTGGCGCCGGGCCTGCACGGCGACGAGATCGCCTTGCTGCGCCGGGTCGGCGAACAAGGCCTCAACGACAACGCCCGGCTCAAGATCAGCCGCACCCTGTTGCTGGAACTGCATGCGGCCAAGCTGGGCGGGCAACTGAACGCCGAAGACGACGCCGGCCAGTTCGCACAGTTCATCGCCCTGGCCACGCAGCCGGAATTCGACCCGCATCTGCGCCGCCGCTATCCGGCGCTGCACGAACGCCTGGGCCGTTCCCTGGAACTGCAACGGCTGGCGCTGGAAGCGCTGGCGGCGCGTTTCGCCGCCGATCGCGAGGCCTTGTCGGTATTGCTCGGCCGGCCGGCCGGGCGTCTGCTCGCGGTACAACCGGGCGAGGGCGACCTGCACGACGGCGGCCAGACCGTCGCCCGCCTGACCCTGGAAGGCGGGCGGGTGATGTACAAGCCGCGCTCGCTGAATATCGATCTCGCGCTGGACGTCTTCCTCGGCCGGGTGTTCGCCGACGATGCGCAGCGCATCCGCGTGCCGCATGCGCTCGACCGCGGCGCCTACGGCTGGGCCGGTTTCGTCGAGCATCGTTACTGCGAGGGCGACGACGAACTCGCCGGCTTCTATCGCAACCTCGGCCATTGGCTGGCGGTAATGCAATTGCTCGGCGGTACCGACATCCACCAGGAAAACCTGATCGCGGCCGGGCCGGTGCCGGTCGTCATCGACGTCGAGAGCCTGTTCGCGGTCGAAGTCGAGCCGCCGCCGTCCGGGCGCGGGCACGCTTTCGATCTGGCCTCCGAATTGATCCGCACCTCGGTGCTGCGCACCGGCATCGTGCCGTTCCGCGCGCCGACGCTGGGCTTGGGCGGCATCGACCTGTCCGCGGCCGGGGGCTTGCCCGGCGAGCAGCCGCAGATCCGCGTGCCGACCATCGCCGACGAGGGCACGATGCGGGCGCGGCTGGCGGTGGTCAGCGCCGACTTCGGCCAGTCGCAGAACCATCCCAGCCCGCATCCGGACGTGTCGCGCTATTGGGACCGCATTACCGACGGTTTCCTGGCCGCGACCGCGCGTCTGCGCGCGCTCGATGCGGACGGCGCGCTGGCGCCGCTGTTGCAAGGTTTTCTCGGCTGCCGGGTGCGCGACATCCGCCGCCCGACTCAAGCCTATGTCGAGATCATGCGCATGCTCTGGCACCCGGCCTCGTTGCACGACGAGCCCAAGGCGATCGAGCGCGCCCGCGACATCCTGGCGCGCAACGCGGCGGTGTTGCCGATCGCGCCGTCGGCGCCGGCCGAGATCGACGGCGAGATCGACGATATGCGCCGCGGCGACGTACCGATCTTCGTCGCTTCGCTCGACGCGGCACGCATCGAGGAAGCGCTGGTGCATTGGCGCGGCATGCGGGTCGAGCTGGAAGAGCTGACCATCCGCAGCGCCCTGGTCACGGTCGACCTCAATCAACGCCTGGGCCGGAACGAACGCGTACGCAGCGACGTCTTCGCTCGTCATCCGCATGCCGAACGCCTCGATGCGCGCCGGCGCGCGGTGGCCGCGCGCGCGGTCGAACAACTGCTGCAACTGGCGGTGCGCGGGAGCGACGGCACGGTGACCTGGATCAGCCCGGTGCTCGGCGATACCGGTTGGGTCACGCGTCCGCTGCAGGCCGACCTCTACACCGGCCTGGGCGGGGTGGCGCTGGCGCTGGCCGGTTATCTGCACGAAGTCGGGCAGGGCCGCGCAGACCCGGTCGACGGCGCCGAGGCCGCGCTCGACGGCGCCATCGCGGTGATGCGCGCGATCGAAACGCAGGACCGGCCGACCACGGTCGGCGGCATGATCGGCTTTGGTGCGCAGGTCTGGACCTGGGTTGCGCTGCACGATCTGTTGCGGCGACCGCAGATGCTGGAGTGGGCGGTCGAACGCGCCGAGGCGATGGCCCAGGCCGGCTTCGACGGCGACCAATACCTCGACCTGCTCGAAGGCGCCAGCGGCACCATCGTGCCCTTGCTGCAACTGGCCGAAGTGCATGCCGACCCGCGTTGGCCGGCGTTGGCCGCGCAAGCCGCGCGCTATATGGAAACCCAGGCGATCGTCGACGAACGCGGCGCGCGCTGGCCGTCGACGATCTTCGCCGAGCCGGTCGGCGGTTTCGCCCACGGTGCCAGCGGCATCGGCTGGGCGCTCACCCGGATCGGGCTCAGCGAGGCCGGCGATGCCGACGAGCGCGCGCGCTGGCTGACGCTGGCCGAACGGGCCTTCGCTTTCGAAGACAGCCTCTACGACGAGGCGGCCGGCAGTTGGCTCGACGCGCGTGTGCCCGACGAACGCCAGTTCCTGCATGCCTGGTGCCACGGCAGCGTCGGCATCGGCTTGGCCGCGAGCGATCTCTATGCCCGTACCGGCGAGGCCCGGCACCTGCGCACTCTGCGACGCGCGGCCGCCGCGGCTGGCCGCGACGGTTGGGGGCTCGGGCATACGCTGTGCCATGGCGACCTGGCGCTGTGGGAGTTGCTGACCCGTGCCGCGCGCCTGGACCCGGACGGCGGCGCCCAGACCGACCCGGTCGAGCACAGCGCCCAGATCGTCTCGGCGATCGAGGAACATCGCGGCGCGGTCGGCAGCCGCGCCCGCGATGCTTTCACCCCGGGGTTGATGACCGGGGTGGCCGGCGCCATCCACACCCTCAACCGCATGCACCCGCAATGCGCTCTGGCCTCGCCCTTGCTGTTCGAGCGGCATGCGCCGGGGTAA
- a CDS encoding glycosyltransferase encodes MNILMLSDVYFPRVNGVSTSIRTFAQSLARSGHAVTLVVPDYGPGSGQELHDSDEFEIVRLQARVIFFDPEDRLIRAPELRRILPQLAQRHWDVIHIHTPFRAHRLGVQLAQASGRPTVETYHTYFEEYIGHYLPWAPAPLLRFVARRVSRTLCHGVDHLIVPTAQMVEVLDRYGVTTPSTVLPTGIDLSEFARGDGARFRAEHEIDARRPTIVTVSRLAVEKNIAFLLQVARRLIADFPELMFIIAGEGPDAERLKRLSKEFGLERNVRFFGNLDRRTSLLDAYRAGDAFVFASPTETQGLVLIEAMALGVPIVSTAVMGTATVLRGARSAVVSEENVEAFARHVGDVLRSPQRRAELAAAGPLDARAWSTEGLMEQVVTLYQRLAQAKPALMTTTSTTATELSR; translated from the coding sequence ATGAACATCCTGATGCTGTCGGACGTGTACTTCCCGCGGGTCAACGGCGTGTCGACCTCGATCCGCACTTTCGCCCAGTCGCTGGCGCGCAGCGGGCATGCGGTGACCCTGGTCGTGCCCGACTACGGTCCCGGCAGCGGCCAGGAGCTGCACGACAGCGACGAGTTCGAGATCGTCCGGTTACAGGCGCGGGTGATCTTCTTCGACCCCGAAGACCGTCTGATCCGCGCACCGGAACTGCGCCGGATTCTGCCGCAACTGGCGCAGCGGCACTGGGACGTGATCCACATCCACACGCCGTTCCGCGCCCACCGACTCGGCGTGCAACTGGCGCAAGCCAGCGGCCGGCCCACGGTCGAGACTTACCACACCTATTTCGAGGAATATATCGGCCACTACCTGCCGTGGGCGCCGGCGCCGCTGCTGCGCTTCGTCGCCCGGCGCGTGTCGCGCACGCTCTGCCACGGCGTCGATCACCTCATCGTGCCGACCGCGCAAATGGTCGAGGTGCTGGACCGCTACGGCGTGACCACGCCGTCGACGGTGCTGCCGACCGGCATCGACCTGAGCGAGTTCGCCCGCGGCGACGGCGCGCGTTTCCGCGCCGAGCACGAGATCGATGCGCGGCGGCCGACCATCGTCACGGTGAGCCGGCTCGCGGTGGAAAAGAACATCGCCTTCCTGTTGCAGGTGGCGCGGCGCCTGATCGCCGATTTCCCCGAGCTCATGTTCATCATCGCCGGCGAGGGGCCGGATGCGGAGCGCCTCAAGCGCCTGTCGAAGGAGTTCGGCCTGGAACGCAACGTGCGTTTCTTCGGCAACCTCGACCGCCGCACCAGCCTGCTCGATGCCTACCGCGCCGGCGATGCCTTCGTGTTCGCCTCGCCGACCGAAACCCAGGGCTTGGTGCTGATCGAAGCGATGGCGCTCGGCGTGCCGATCGTCTCGACCGCGGTGATGGGCACGGCGACCGTCCTGCGCGGCGCGCGCAGCGCCGTGGTCAGCGAGGAGAACGTCGAAGCTTTCGCGAGGCACGTCGGCGATGTGCTGCGTTCGCCGCAGCGCCGCGCCGAACTGGCGGCGGCCGGCCCGCTCGACGCGCGCGCCTGGAGCACCGAAGGCCTGATGGAGCAGGTGGTGACCTTGTACCAACGCCTTGCCCAAGCCAAACCGGCGTTGATGACCACGACTTCGACGACGGCGACCGAGTTGTCGCGATAG
- a CDS encoding MFS transporter: MNEASALERPLADAGLGLAPTHDEAAAVPESLYAPRYRSLTIGAVALVALVAFEALAVTTAMPSVARALDGLALYALAFGGTLAASVVGMVAAGRWADARGPVAPLRQGIVWFALGLIAAGLAPSIGWLIAGRVVQGFGGGLISVALYVVVGRVYPPQLRVRIFAAFAAAWVVPAVVGPAISGAIVEHAGWRWVFLSVPIAAVLAAWLVLPSLRNLGPTAGGADAGTDQRTRLLWALLTTASLLALHYGGQQRGWLAWAVLVPALAALALAASRLLPRGALRAARGLPTVVSLRGIGAGAFFLTEAYIPLLLSQQRSLSPTWAGLVLTLGAVGWSSGSWYRGRTAVAAAPQRFLQAGMAMVALGVIAIATLVWTQAPLALGVAGWIVAGLGMGLIYPTLSVLMLELSPPEQQGVNSSALHLGDAIFTATALAVGGSLFAALMARSHTLAYLCGFAIALGLALLGLMLAARVRVSKTAA; the protein is encoded by the coding sequence ATGAACGAGGCCAGCGCACTCGAACGCCCGCTCGCCGATGCCGGTCTCGGCCTGGCGCCGACCCACGACGAAGCGGCCGCGGTTCCGGAAAGTCTGTACGCGCCGCGTTACCGCAGCTTGACCATCGGCGCGGTCGCGCTGGTGGCCTTGGTCGCCTTCGAAGCCCTGGCGGTGACCACGGCGATGCCGAGCGTCGCCCGCGCGCTCGACGGCCTGGCCCTGTACGCGCTCGCCTTCGGCGGCACGCTCGCGGCGAGCGTGGTCGGCATGGTCGCGGCCGGCCGTTGGGCCGACGCGCGCGGGCCGGTCGCACCGTTGCGCCAGGGCATCGTCTGGTTCGCCCTGGGCCTGATCGCGGCCGGGCTGGCGCCGTCGATCGGCTGGCTGATCGCCGGCCGCGTCGTCCAGGGCTTCGGCGGCGGATTGATCTCGGTCGCCTTGTACGTGGTGGTCGGCCGGGTCTATCCGCCGCAACTGCGGGTCAGGATCTTCGCCGCGTTCGCCGCGGCCTGGGTGGTACCGGCGGTGGTCGGCCCGGCGATCAGCGGCGCGATCGTCGAACATGCCGGCTGGCGCTGGGTGTTCCTGTCGGTGCCGATCGCCGCCGTGTTGGCGGCGTGGCTGGTGCTGCCGTCGCTACGCAACCTCGGCCCGACTGCCGGCGGCGCCGATGCCGGCACCGATCAACGCACACGCCTGCTGTGGGCGTTGTTGACCACGGCCAGCCTGCTCGCCCTGCACTACGGCGGCCAGCAACGCGGCTGGCTGGCCTGGGCGGTGCTGGTCCCTGCGCTCGCTGCGCTGGCGTTGGCGGCGTCGCGCTTGCTGCCGCGCGGCGCCCTGCGCGCCGCACGCGGCCTGCCGACCGTGGTGTCGCTGCGCGGCATCGGCGCGGGCGCGTTCTTCCTCACCGAGGCCTACATCCCGCTGTTGCTGTCGCAGCAACGCAGCCTGTCGCCGACCTGGGCCGGGCTGGTATTGACCCTGGGCGCGGTCGGCTGGTCGAGCGGCTCCTGGTATCGCGGACGCACCGCGGTCGCGGCGGCGCCGCAGCGCTTCCTGCAGGCCGGCATGGCGATGGTCGCGCTCGGCGTGATTGCGATCGCGACGCTGGTATGGACGCAGGCTCCGCTCGCGCTCGGCGTCGCCGGCTGGATCGTCGCCGGCCTTGGCATGGGCCTGATCTACCCGACTCTGTCAGTGCTGATGCTCGAGCTCTCGCCGCCCGAACAACAGGGCGTGAACTCCTCGGCGCTGCATCTCGGCGATGCGATTTTCACCGCCACCGCGCTGGCGGTCGGCGGCTCGTTGTTCGCGGCACTGATGGCGCGCTCGCATACCCTGGCCTATCTGTGCGGGTTCGCCATCGCGCTGGGCTTGGCCTTGTTGGGCTTGATGCTGGCGGCGCGGGTGCGGGTCAGCAAGACCGCGGCCTGA
- a CDS encoding NADP-dependent oxidoreductase: MAPTRAYERTTTSLPVPPQVKAVVFDRYGAPEVLHAIELPMPQAGPGEVRIRVRAAGVRPSDIALRRGIGAADAGQAFPRRLGNEFAGIVDQVGAGVRDLDIGDEVLGWAVAMSYAEVLTVPAEQVVHKPETMSWAVAGALPSTGQSALGALRVLGVEHGHTVLIHGAASGIGSVAVQLARAWGAQVIGSAAANDHDYLRSLGAQPVLDDREGIEQTRALAPQGVDAIFDALGSEVHEGWLALGAAPSRIATLCDSDQARRLGLRTLRSQRSRAHLHELMAMHVRHGLLVHVREMFPLTRAAEAHRAVERGHGRGKVVLMVYEAMAMKHSA; this comes from the coding sequence ATGGCCCCCACCCGCGCTTACGAACGCACCACGACGTCCCTGCCCGTTCCGCCGCAGGTCAAGGCGGTGGTATTCGACCGTTATGGCGCGCCCGAAGTCCTGCACGCCATCGAACTGCCGATGCCGCAGGCCGGGCCCGGTGAAGTACGGATCCGCGTCCGCGCGGCCGGCGTGCGTCCCAGCGACATCGCCCTGCGTCGCGGCATCGGCGCGGCCGATGCCGGGCAGGCGTTTCCGCGCCGCCTCGGCAACGAGTTCGCCGGCATCGTCGACCAGGTCGGCGCCGGCGTGCGCGACCTCGACATCGGCGACGAAGTGCTCGGCTGGGCGGTGGCGATGAGTTATGCCGAAGTATTGACGGTGCCGGCCGAGCAAGTCGTGCACAAGCCCGAGACGATGTCCTGGGCGGTCGCCGGCGCCCTGCCCTCGACCGGCCAGAGCGCGCTCGGCGCCTTGCGCGTGCTCGGCGTCGAACACGGCCACACCGTGCTGATCCATGGCGCCGCCAGCGGCATCGGCAGCGTCGCGGTGCAACTGGCGCGGGCCTGGGGCGCACAGGTGATCGGCAGCGCCGCCGCCAACGACCACGATTATCTGCGCTCGCTCGGCGCGCAGCCGGTGCTCGACGACCGCGAAGGCATCGAACAGACCCGCGCGCTGGCGCCGCAGGGCGTCGATGCGATCTTCGACGCGCTCGGCAGCGAAGTGCACGAGGGCTGGCTGGCGCTCGGTGCGGCGCCCTCGCGCATCGCCACCTTGTGCGACTCCGACCAGGCCCGGCGTCTCGGCCTGCGCACCTTGCGCAGCCAACGCAGCCGCGCGCATCTGCACGAGCTGATGGCCATGCACGTGCGCCACGGCCTGCTGGTGCATGTGCGCGAAATGTTCCCGCTGACCCGCGCCGCCGAAGCGCATCGCGCGGTGGAACGCGGCCACGGCCGCGGCAAGGTCGTGTTGATGGTCTACGAAGCCATGGCGATGAAGCACAGCGCATGA
- the soxR gene encoding redox-sensitive transcriptional activator SoxR — MTMELTVGQVAERSGVAVSALHFYESKGLIHSLRTAGNQRRYSRDTLRRIAIIRVAQRVGMPLATIREALDTLPDSRVPTRSDWSRLSATWKDELEQRIANLTLMRDTLDQCIGCGCLSIDRCRLANPDDTWGDQGAGAQRWAAALQQAKPRRRAKSPA, encoded by the coding sequence ATGACGATGGAGCTGACCGTGGGCCAGGTTGCGGAGCGCTCGGGCGTGGCGGTATCGGCCTTGCACTTCTACGAGTCGAAGGGCCTGATCCACAGCCTGCGCACGGCCGGCAACCAGCGCCGCTACAGCCGCGACACCTTGCGCCGCATCGCCATCATCCGCGTCGCCCAGCGCGTCGGCATGCCCCTGGCGACCATCCGCGAGGCGCTGGACACCTTGCCGGACTCGCGCGTGCCGACCCGCAGCGACTGGTCGCGCTTGTCGGCGACGTGGAAGGACGAGCTCGAGCAGCGCATCGCCAACCTGACCCTGATGCGCGACACCCTCGACCAGTGCATCGGCTGCGGTTGCCTGTCGATCGACCGTTGCCGGCTGGCCAACCCCGACGATACTTGGGGCGACCAGGGCGCGGGCGCGCAGCGTTGGGCGGCGGCCCTGCAACAAGCCAAACCGCGTCGCCGCGCCAAGTCGCCGGCTTGA
- a CDS encoding DUF1993 domain-containing protein, protein MPISMYSASVPVLKQLLGSLAEILARTEAHATEHKIDHDAYLQARLFPDMFPLLRQVQIACDFAKGVSARLADVEVPVYDDKERSFAELQALIAKTIGFVDGLEPALFEGAEDREVVLRPGTPKERRFGGHDYLVHYGLPQFFFHVTTTYAILRGHGVNIGKRDFMGKY, encoded by the coding sequence ATGCCCATCTCGATGTATTCCGCGTCCGTCCCCGTGCTCAAGCAGTTGCTCGGCAGCCTGGCCGAGATCCTGGCCCGTACCGAAGCCCACGCGACCGAGCACAAGATCGACCACGACGCCTACCTGCAGGCGCGTCTGTTCCCGGACATGTTCCCCTTGTTGCGCCAGGTCCAGATCGCCTGCGACTTCGCCAAGGGCGTGAGCGCGCGCCTGGCCGACGTCGAGGTCCCGGTCTACGACGACAAGGAACGCAGCTTCGCCGAATTGCAGGCGCTGATCGCCAAGACCATCGGCTTCGTCGACGGCCTCGAGCCGGCCCTGTTCGAAGGCGCCGAAGACCGCGAAGTGGTGCTGCGTCCGGGCACGCCGAAGGAACGCCGCTTCGGCGGACACGACTACCTGGTGCACTACGGCCTGCCGCAGTTCTTCTTCCACGTAACCACCACCTACGCGATCCTGCGCGGCCATGGCGTCAACATCGGCAAGCGCGATTTCATGGGGAAATACTGA